One region of Quercus lobata isolate SW786 chromosome 2, ValleyOak3.0 Primary Assembly, whole genome shotgun sequence genomic DNA includes:
- the LOC115977357 gene encoding protein SUPPRESSOR OF MAX2 1 — MRAGLSTIQQTLTAEAASVLNHSIAEAGRRNHGQTTPLHVAATLLASPSGYLRQACIKSHPNSSHPLQCRALELCFSVALERLPTAQNLSPGIEPPISNALMAALKRAQAHQRRGCPEQQQQPLLAVKVELEQLIISILDDPSVSRVMREASFSSPAVKATIEQSLNSPSPSASSIPNSGPIGLGFRGGPTAPNRNLYLNPRLQQQGSAAQLGHQRGEEVKRIADILLRSKKRNPVLVGESEPEAVVKELLRRIENKELGDGALKNAQVIHWDREFSSDRAQIAAKVKELGDLVDTRIANSGSGGGVIVNLGDLKWMVEQPVSFGVAGAGAGPGSGLQQQQQQVVSEVGRAAVAEMGKLLGRFGEGSGGRVWLIGTATCETYLRCQVYHPSMENDWDLQAVPIAPRAIPGGMFPRLGTNGILSSSVESLSPLKGFTAGATAPRRLSENLDPARRTSCCPQCMQNYEQELAKILPKEFEKSSSEVKSEAARPQLPQWLQNAKAHDDDAKTTDQTQPKDQELISKQRSQDLLKKWIDTCFRLHPSFHHPNLNSERIAPVPLSIAGLYNPNVIARRSFQPKLQMNRLLGETLQPNTNQVPTQPSERAVSPPDSPVRTDLILGRPKVSDTSPVHKERIKDFLGCMSSEPQNNLHEKQSNKLLSTLDADSFKKLVKGLMEKVWWQQDAASALATSVTQCKVGNGKQRGAASRGDMWILFMGPDRVGKKKMASALSELVSESNPIMICLGSRRDDGESDLSFRGKTALDRIAEAVRRNPFSVIMLEDIDEADTLIRGSIKRAMERGRLADSHGREISLGNVIFILTANWLPDNLKYLSNGISLDEDKLASLARGGWHLRLSLCERTAKRRAHWLHDEDRPTKPSKKDTSSALAFDLNEAANAEDERADNSHNSSDLTIDHEYEHGLNSNTNTRIPTTSAAPRELLEAVNDTIVFKPVNLSPIRRNITSSVNKKFTTIIGDGISIEVQDEALEKITSGVWLGRTSLEEWTEKALAPSFHQLKACLPNNSLNDSSMVVRLEIDTESDSRSFGDSDYLPSSVKVVAKGL, encoded by the exons ATGAGAGCAGGATTGAGTACGATCCAGCAAACCCTTACGGCGGAGGCGGCGAGCGTGTTGAACCACTCGATCGCGGAGGCGGGTAGGCGGAACCACGGCCAAACGACGCCGCTACATGTGGCGGCGACGCTCTTGGCCTCTCCCTCCGGCTACCTCCGCCAAGCTTGTATCAAGTCCCATCCCAATTCTTCGCACCCGCTCCAGTGTCGAGCTCTCGAGCTCTGCTTCAGCGTCGCGCTCGAGCGCCTCCCCACGGCTCAGAACCTCAGCCCCGGTATCGAGCCACCAATCTCGAATGCTCTTATGGCGGCGCTGAAGCGAGCGCAGGCGCATCAGCGGCGTGGCTGCCCcgagcagcagcagcagccgCTTCTCGCGGTGAAAGTCGAGCTCGAGCAGCTGATTATATCGATTCTCGACGACCCGAGTGTGAGTCGAGTTATGCGAGAAGCTAGCTTTTCGAGCCCGGCCGTTAAGGCCACAATTGAACAGTCTCTGAATTCGCCTTCGCCTTCGGCTTCCTCGATTCCGAACTCGGGTCCTATTGGATTGGGATTTAGAGGTGGACCCACTGCACCAAATAGGAATCTGTACTTGAATCCACGGTTGCAGCAGCAGGGGAGTGCAGCCCAATTGGGACATCAGAGAGGTGAGGAGGTGAAACGAATTGCTGATATTTTGCTGAGGAGCAAGAAGAGGAACCCGGTATTGGTCGGCGAGTCGGAGCCGGAGGCGGTGGTTAAAGAGCTACTGAGGAGGATTGAGAATAAGGAATTGGGTGATGGGGCATTGAAAAATGCTCAGGTGATCCATTGGGACAGGGAGTTTTCTTCGGATAGAGCGCAAATAGCTGCTAAAGTTAAAGAATTGGGCGACTTGGTTGACACCCGGATTGCGAATTCGGGTTCTGGTGGTGGTGTTATTGTTAATTTGGGCGATTTGAAATGGATGGTTGAGCAACCGGTGAGTTTCGGGGTGGCGGGGGCGGGGGCAGGGCCTGGTTCGGGGctgcagcagcagcagcaacaggtTGTTTCGGAGGTGGGGCGTGCGGCGGTGGCGGAGATGGGGAAGCTATTGGGGAGGTTTGGAGAAGGGAGTGGGGGGCGGGTTTGGTTGATTGGGACTGCCACTTGTGAGACTTATTTGAGGTGCCAGGTTTATCATCCTTCTATGGAAAATGATTGGGATCTTCAGGCAGTGCCAATTGCTCCTAGAGCGATTCCGGGAGGAATGTTTCCAAG GCTTGGCACCAATGGGATTCTCAGCAGCTCCGTTGAGTCTCTGTCTCCATTGAAGGGCTTTACAGCTGGAGCAACCGCACCAAGACGTCTCTCTGAGAATTTGGATCCTGCTCGAAGAACAAGTTGTTGCCCACAATGCATGCAGAATTACGAACAAGAGCTAGCAAAAATTTTACCCAAGGAGTTTGAGAAATCATCTTCTGAAGTTAAATCAGAAGCAGCTCGACCTCAACTGCCACAGTGGTTGCAAAATGCTAAAGCCCATGATGACGATGCCAAAACAACGGATCAGACTCAG CCCAAGGACCAAGAACTGATTTCAAAGCAGAGGAGTCAAGATTTACTGAAGAAATGGATTGATACATGCTTTCGTCTTCAtcctagttttcatcatcccAATCTCAATTCTGAGAGAATTGCTCCTGTACCTCTCTCGATAGCAGGCTTGTACAATCCAAATGTTATTGCTCGCCGATCTTTCCAACCCAAATTACAAATGAACAGACTTCTTGGGGAAACCCTGCAGCCGAACACTAATCAAGTGCCCACTCAACCCTCTGAGAGGGCAGTTTCCCCACCAGACAGCCCTGTAAGGACAGACCTGATTCTTGGGCGACCGAAGGTCAGTGATACCAGCCCTGTCCATAAAGAGCGCATCAAAGACTTTTTGGGCTGCATGTCTTCTGAACCACAGAACAACTTGCATGAAAAGCAGAGCAATAAACTGCTTAGCACATTAGATGCTGACTCATTCAAGAAGCTCGTCAAGGGTCTAATGGAGAAGGTATGGTGGCAGCAGGATGCAGCATCGGCTTTAGCTACGAGTGTGACCCAGTGCAAAGTGGGCAATGGAAAACAACGTGGTGCTGCATCAAGAGGTGACATGTGGatattatttatgggtcccgACAGGGTTGGCAAGAAGAAGATGGCTTCAGCTCTTTCAGAACTGGTATCCGAGTCCAATCCAATAATGATTTGTCTTGGTTCTCGACGCGATGATGGGGAATCAGACTTGAGTTTCCGTGGTAAAACAGCTCTGGATAGAATTGCAGAGGCAGTTAGGAGGAACCCCTTTTCAGTAATCATGCTCGAGGACATTGATGAAGCAGATACACTAATCCGAGGGAGCATCAAACGGGCAATGGAAAGAGGACGGCTTGCTGATTCTCATGGACGGGAAATCAGTCTTGGAAATGTCATCTTCATTCTTACTGCTAATTGGCTGCCAGATAATCTCAAATACTTATCCAATGGAATTTCACTTGATGAAGATAAGCTTGCCAGTTTAGCAAGAGGAGGTTGGCATCTAAGATTATCCCTTTGTGAGAGGACTGCAAAACGAAGAGCCCATTGGCTACACGACGAAGACAGACCAACTAAGCCTAGTAAGAAGGACACAAGTTCAGCTTTAGCATTCGATCTAAATGAAGCTGCTAATGCAGAGGATGAAAGGGCAGATAATTCACACAATTCAAGTGATCTCACAATTGATCACGAATATGAGCATGGCCTCAATAGCAATACGAATACAAGAATACCCACGACCTCAGCAGCACCTCGTGAACTCCTTGAGGCTGTCAATGACACAATTGTCTTTAAGCCAGTGAACTTAAGCCCCATCCGCCGCAACATCACAAGTTCTGTCAATAAAAAATTCACCACCATCATAGGCGATGGAATTTCAATTGAAGTACAAGATGAGGCACTGGAAAAGATTACAAGTGGGGTATGGCTAGGAAGAACAAGTTTAGAAGAATGGACAGAGAAAGCATTAGCTCCAAGTTTTCACCAGCTTAAGGCATGCCTTCCCAACAATAGCCTTAATGATTCATCAATGGTTGTTAGGCTTGAAATTGACACCGAATCAGATAGCCGGAGCTTTGGGGATTCAGATTATCTTCCTAGTAGTGTCAAGGTGGTGGCTAAGGGGTTGTGA